CGATTAACACGTGAGTGAGGTGGAATTGGTAATCAGGTGCCCATACCATTGGGGTGGCACGCTGCGTTGTGATCTCCAGAAGGCTCTTCAATTTCACTGGGAAGGGCGACACCGACCCTTCGCTCGACCCAGGATACGTGAAAGAACTGAAGGAGAAATGTGCCAACCCTCCCCACAATCCGACAACCACGGTAGTCGAGTTTGATCCGAagagctctctctcttttgaCAGTCACTATTTCGTCGCCCTAAGCAAGCATCAGGGCCTTCTTCAATCGGATGCGACCTTGCTCACCAACCCGACATCGGCTTCTTACGTGAAAGCTTTTCAGAATTTCGAAGATTTTATGGCTCAGTTCGGGGAGTCTATGAAGAAGATGGGAAACATAGGAGTTTTGACCCAAAACCAGGGAGAGATCAGGAAGAATTGCCGAGTTGTCAACTAATATGGTTTTATAACCCACATGCTGATATGTCTCTTCTTGTTTTGGCTAATTTGGTTTCTTTCTTTGTGTTCAGTAAAATCATGGGTGTGAGACTAATCTCACTGGGGCATCGATTTGACCCTGACTAAGAGATTAATTTTCTCTCTTATTTTGATTGTAATTGTgtattgaaataattaattaataacacAATTGTATAATAAGGCGAATGCATATAATAAAAATGTCACTCTCTTATAAATTGTAATATGTGTAGTGTCGGCATTTCGGGAAGATGAAAGTGAAACTAAATGAGGCTTATGCCTTTAAATAGTATGGATATAGATAcatatgaaaaaaagaaaaaagaaaaactgtgCAGCGCACGTGTGTCAAACTAGTATGCCGCAAAATTCGATTATAAATGCCGCAGTCCATGTGTGGGGCAACATCACCAAACCCGCCCAAATGGAATCTAATCATCTCAACATTTAAGGGAAAAGACCAATCGTATTGTATCGTACTCCTATTATATATCTCAATATAATTTTCACTTCTAGATTTTGCTTTTGTTCATGTTTTTAGGCAAACCGAAGCATTTTTCCCTGTGAAAACAGAACTGAAACGCGATAAATCCTTCGTACATGATCGAGTGTCTTATATGTTGTGTAATTGTGAAATGTGGTGCAAAAAATTATAAGGTTAGAACCAGTAACTCTTTTGTTGCAAGCAGGGACGGACCTACGATTTAAGCGCGGGGTGGGGGGTGGGGGCCGAGTCCTTAGCGGGGCAAAAGAACAAGTACCTTTGCCGAATTGGGAGACGAATATAAGTAACATcactaaaaatgaaagaaaaatttatgatttttcatataatgttaaaatttttttggggAGGCGATTGCCACCCCAACCCCACTCGGTCTCCCTGTGGTTgcaagcaataatatataattgaaaaacatTATATTCATGcgaattacaaaaaataaaaatgaaaatccaGCACCGCTCAATCTATGGACTAGCTTTTAGCACGTTTCTAAGATCAGGGACATGATCGTTATTGATTTGCACAAATATTCCATTAATATTCTGTTTTTTCTCCAGATGGGATTTTATGTTTTCTGTTCCAAAATTCTGTGGAGTTCTGTTTGCACAAAGACAGCGAAACATGGCCaacccaaaaaatataaaagacaGGAAGTCACGGTTAAATCTTGAAAAAGATGTTAAACAGTTAATTAGTTCCATTGCTTGTCGAATTTGCTGGGTCAGTTTTCCCATATCAAAGGCCTTCTCTGGGCGTTGTGCCCTATATAAAACCACAGACCAATCTTTTCTCTATCACCCAATTCTTAGGATTGTACTCGAGAACAATAATACATAATAACAATATAATGACTCAGAGCAACTTTCTTGCTGTCTTGTTCACCGTTCTTTTTCTTCCGATCGCAGCGGTCCCAGCAAGAACCCTAGACAATGGCAAGGAATATGACAACGGCAACAAAGGCGACAAGCTGCATGAGCACTTCTACAGCGAGAGCTGCCCGCTTGTAGAGGCAATCGTGAGACACATGATATGGATCAGAGTTGCAGCCGACCCAACCTTAGCAGCTAAGCTCCTGAGGCTTCAATACCACGACTGTTTCGTCAGGGTATGTTACAAACTCATCATCGGGGTCCCTCAATTTCTCACTGCAATATGATACATGTCCACGTACTTCCCGATACATTGTCAGGTTATTTTTGAAAGATCACCGATTATGCAATTTGGTATAGATGCCTATAGTTTTGGATTTGTTACGGTGCTCGTGCTTATAATGTTGGGTGACAGGGTTGTGACGCATCGGTCCTGTTGGATTCTATTGGTGGCGAGACTGTGGAGAAAGATGAACTCCAGAACCTTTCTCTTGGGGGATATGATGTCATTGATGAGGTAAAGTTGGTGCTCGAATTGTTATGTCCCGGGACGGTCTCGTGCGCCGATATCTTAGCTCTGGCAGCTCGAGATGCAGTTTCTTATCAGGTAACCTGTCCAAATCCGGCTACCATATTTACGTGCTTATTTCTTAAGGATCATTTTAATCGAAAAGTATGTAAAGCAATCAATTCTCTGTTTCTTAATGATCCATCGAGCAGTTTGGAAAGCCGATGTGGGATGTATTTACTGGAAGGAGAGATGGGAGAGTGTCATTGGCTTCTGAAGCTTCGAGCAAAATTCCATCAGGATATTCGAACTTCACCACGCTCCAGAAACAGTTCTCGGACAATGGACTCGATGTGTTGGACCTTGTTGCATTATCAGGTAACTCAAGCATTTCTTTTTCGGTCACAACTAACTCGACTACTTGATCATGCCGTTATCGATCAATGAGGCATCACATCTTTTCAAAGCTCATTCATatttacatacatatattcagGTGCACACACCATCGGAATGGCACACTGCGTGGTGGCCAAGAAAAGGTTCTTCAACTTCACCGGGATTGGCGACACGGACCCTTCGTTGGACCCAGCTTATGCAAGACAAGTATTGGATAAATGCACCCACTCTCCCAACGATCAGGAAACAACAGTCGAGATGGACCCTGGTAGCTCTCTCTCTTTCGACAGCCACTACTATGTCACTCTAGGCCAAAACCGAGGCCTTTTCCAGTCGGATGCAGTGTTGCTCACCGACTCCACGTCGGCTTCTTACGTGAAGGCTTTTGAGGACTTCGACAAATTCATGGATCAATTTGGTGTCTCTATGAAGAAGATGGGGAATATAGGAGTTCTTACCCAAAATGAGGGAGAAGTCAGGAAGAATTGCCGAGTGGTCAATACGGATGGCAGGGGATCTGTAAACGAGCATTTCATCGTTCCCACTCTGATAGGTGATTAACTAATTTTACCCATTGAGTCATGGGAAGGGTTTGCCAATTTGAGTTCAAACCTGTAGGGTTTGGAAAGAACTTAGAATTTCACTTCAAAACTCATCCCAAAAACTCGTTaaggtgaatttttttttttggggggccAGTTCACTATAGTGCAGAAATGCCCAATGCTCTTAAGATTTCCCACGTCTAACGAACCAAATTCATTCAAATCCTACCCAAATACTATGAGTTAAATTGTATATCATTCATTATACTAGGCCATGTGCCTTCCTTAAAACCGAAAAAACAAATTGTATGCCCTTTGCTAGCATATATAGTGGAAATTTATAGCTGCGTATAAATTTAGAGCTCTGTTCTTATTTTCTGGTTTGAAATTTGTGTAGTTTCCATATGCCAACGAATGTACAGCTGGAACAGTTGAATAAAAGAACTGATCACCCGATAAATTGTCTCattaaaaagacaaaaaaaaaagacatggattggttcaagcggtttgaTTCTTATCCCTCTTAAGCAAAATCTCAGGTTCGAATCCTTGTGAATACAGAAAATTCAtactgtgagagttttaccctttaatGGATCGACCCAGttcaactggattagtcatgACTCAATTGAGTTTCCAAATACCAcagttcacaccgaaaaaaaagaccaaaaaaaaaaagctatcATAAGCTAAATTAAGAGCTAGAATACATGATTATATATAGTTGCTATACTGCGTAGATtaatcaaacatatgccatCCTCTTAGTACTTCTTATATATGTTATTCTCAATTGTTATACGATCACGATAGCCCTAGCTTCCTCctgttgtgtgaattatttcCGGGACGATCGCTTCTAATTAGTAGGGTAGGGTTTCCTCTAGAATTGATTTCATgatcaataattatataaattccaataattttgatgaaattccCTATTAATTTCGACTTCTTTCTAGATCTGAGCCCTCTTCTTAGTCGATATCTGAAATCTCCaccgttgtcctaattgtCCTGATTCAGATGTGAAGCATGGCCTCGTATATGTTTACTCCAATCAACATGCATGAGCGACTGCTCGTTACATAGGTGCATGCTTATCTTGTAGCAAATCAGTATTCAATGATATCTTTATTGAGGTTGACCAGAAACCGTTGACCAGTGCATGGTGCAAGTAAAACCTAGAGAGAGTCGATATATAGGTGATGTATACGCGTATACAGCTAGCTACCATGCAGAAAGAGCccatatgtatacatattatatatatatattctcctCTGGTCTTCCGCACAGTACCAAAAATATCCTTCTatctaatattttaatttagttttcttttaaaatatatatatatatatatatatatatttaaatcaaCTCAATACTTCggtgactttttttttttgccttgaTAAAAGTGATCTGAAGCAACCAACATAGCAAGCTCCGTAAGACGTAATCATACGGGTCCGCTATAAAATGTCCGATTTAAACCATAATTACACCAGGACCGAGGGTTGATTCTCGTCAAAAGCGATGACTTTTTAATTACTTCCAACAACACAATGTCAATGTGATTAAGAATGCTATCGCGAAAAGAAAGTGGATGTGGTCCAATGAATTGGGCTCAGCCTGATACTCTCAGTGGTCTAATATATTCGTTTCACTTCTGATTTCATTTTAGGTTTAGAGATCACTTTTCTaactagaaaaagaaaacaacaaagattTCATCGAGAACAGAAATGTGGATTATATACCTTCGAAGGATTAAGCTCGGAGATCACAATTAGAATTAACAAGTTCACtttctttcattcttttttttttcccccctttgcCCAGAAAAGTTCACTGTGGACGTCACAAAAAATTAAGGTTGAAAGTCAACGATAAATTGAGGGAGGGTAATGTTGACTTTCAAACTAAGAAAGCCGGGAATCATGTTTCTTGCCGGGTTTCAATCCCCGATGCCTTGTTTCACAGTTGAATTTACGCGTGCATTGTTTTTGAAGAAATTACACAACctcttagaaattaaaagaacataatatcataatcatcattattattagcATTATTATTAtcgtcgtcatcatcatcattttattattatttattattattattattatcatcatcattattgttattattattataaatgaattattatgaaaaaCTCTTTCTcctaaaaatgacaaaaaaaatctttagTAATCATTACTTaacataattaaattatcacTCATTAATACAACAACTGTACCTTCAATGGCTAATATAACCATAATTTCTCTTACCAAGTTAATTCCCAATCTCTTCTTACCATATAAATccataatattaaattcacaTAATTCTTTCTCATCAGaagatcttgaattttttttgagaTTTTGCGGAATATTCAAATGACAAATTCCCCTTTTTTTAAGCAAAAAAAGTTCTTTATGACATTTTGGTATGAGCTTTTGGATCcacctttttcaattttcctaCTTTCCACATGACAATAAATTTATATGCAACAGAAAAGAGAATAGGGAGATATTAACTACAAGTATTTATTAAATGTACTAGAATTTAAAACATCAAGCTGAAAGGATAACTACTTCCATTGagtatgtttattttttgtctTCTACTAATCTCtagtaaaatatatttataatttcaatcaATGGTATCCTTAGTCTTCTTCATGCCCTACTATAAGCTTATATTCTGTTGTTTACCTAATCGGATTTGAATTCAATAGTTGAGCCAACTTAACGGTTCATCTCAATATAATTCCAGCCAAAATCAGGTACCTCATGCCTCTTCACTCTTTCTCGTGGCTAGTATCATGAGTTTCTCTAATTTATATCATGCACAAGTATTACACATAACACCAtagtaaatataaaaattatcaatGAAAAATTTCTTACGAAGTATCCACAGTCATTTATTGgtaatttatttagaaaatattgacaaaattttcaagaaaattccACTAGTATTGAGTCcgtattaagaaaaatatcagtggattttctaaatttatattaaaattttagaattaattgatctatgaaattttttgatgAGTTACTACTGGATGTTTCATGAGTATTTCCTTTCAAAAATACCAATGGAGTTCAAACAAATTTTCAgcaaattttttcaaaatttatattgatttatttatataaatcattCTACGGACCAAAAACTTTCCATGAATACTTGACAAACATTCTACCATCAATGATTTTTTGAAAGTACGGATAAAATTTTTTACGAGTTCCTTGAATACAAAAGTATGCATTacaaaaaatactaaaaaaaagagatgcaTAGTTTTAAAGAAGAGGGAAATACACCTTATTAATTACtaagttcttttttcttattttctttactCTTCTCTCAGAGTTTTTTTTCTCTACGGGCAACGATATCATTATATGCACTGTCATTGTAGTGCCTGCTACCACCTCCTACTTTGCACAGGCCGAGAGTCCTCGCGCTCTCAATATGCAACCTTCATAAGCTCCTGTCATTTTTATTCTCCATCCTCAGGTGTGAAACAAGAGGGATAAGTTGTCTCCAATTCaattatcaacaaaatttatcCCAAGCTTCCAACGAAAACAAATGAATTAagtaaattgaaattatactTGCTCTTATGCCTTATGTAGAGTCGAAACTAAGTGTATCGTTTGTTTCTTTAGTTTTATCTATGAAAGGTAAGTTCTAATACTATATACGAATGTAAGTCActgaaaaatttatatatatatatatatatatataaagtcgGGTCTATCAAACTtcctttaaattttcttttgccaAAAACCACAATTGACCCAAGTCCTGAATTTGAAGGAGAAACACAAATAAATTTCCtaatgttttttattttcggtATTCTTGATCCATCTGAGTTGGGTTTTTCCGGATTGTCGGCTTATGGGTGCTATTGCTAGACTATTCGTggaaataatatttctattaattactttttaacCTTGTGTTGAAAATCTGAATTCATTTTTTTGACTTTCCtttaagatattttatttatatgaaagattaattcaaataaatatatcaaatggaaATTATTTCTGTTTTTTTGGGTTAGCCCCTATAACTATTGTAAATTATTCctgacttttttattttatttttaagttaaaGTGATGACGAATTTCTGATTAAACGCAGTTAAAAATCCATCCAAAAAGAGttaatattgatttatttgtgattatttatatatttcatttgtaAAACAAAGAATGTCATTGATTTTGAGTTCCTAAATATTTGGTAAGTCCATTAATTCTCGTATTCTTGTAcaagtatatattataatattttagtattatgtaatttaatttaatcaagTTTCACGTGCAATGAATAAGTGATTTCACcagtatatacatatgtatccACGCACATATAACGCTCTTGTTCTAGATGATTACTTATCTCTTATTGAGGGGAAAAAAGATAATTGTTAGCTCATCATCATAGTGAAAATGTCTATTTCCCCCCAAAAAAAGATCCTCTATACAAGAGAGTTGAGCAATTATCGTCCCTCATTTTTGTTCTGATCAATACGTATGTACACCGTTCTTTAACTTTTATAGAACTGTCGGGCCGTGACACTCGGACATACGTATACGATATACTCATATCATTCTgtcatattattattagtataaTAGCTCGCCAATTATAATTTGAATTCCTACATCTTACCAATCCAATGGCTACAAACAAGCTAGTGGGCAATAAAATACTGAGGTCTTTTTTTCGGCGAAAATATAAATCAAGCTTAAGAAGCCGAACTGTATTAAACTAATGGGAAGAGATTTGGTGGCATTTGGAGGAGAGATTTGACCCTGCCAAAAGCCTAATTAAGGTCACGGGGCAACTTAATAAATCGATCGAGAGATGATCACtgcttttccttctttctttttttctaattaaaagAAAGGCCAATGGATCTAATATTATGAAATATGAATTGCAGTAGTTAATAAAGATATATGTTTTTGTCCCGTCATGGATATCAATCTGAACCTCTTTATTATCAAAGTGTGCAACTGTGCTACACCCCTTGATGAGAGATCATCGCTAATTAAATAATGTTTTTTTATCAGCGTGTGTTGATTTAAGTGGTTCGGcgcttgttccgcttaagcaatgtctcgagttcgagtcctTGTGAGTGCGAAAAATTCACGTTGGaagagctttaccccttagtggacTGAATCTGCTCAATTGGTTTAGTAGGGATTTAATTAAGATTTCGGATACCATGcctcacataaaaaaaaaaatgctttttttaaagaaattggGCCAAAGACcaacttaatatttttaatgttGCTTGAACCAAAAAATATTGCTTGAACGGATTGCCAAGATCTGTCCAAGGTTTGACATTTCAAGGATGGAGgtatataaaatatacaaacatatcgatgtatgaatatatctatatacatcCATACTGTCTATAAAAGGAAACCTATCCCGAGTTTCATATTGTTCAAGCATCAATATCCGATATACcatcttcctcttttcttcttcttctcgtgTCTCATCTTCTACAGCTTATTGTAGGATTACATTCCATTCAGTTTCCGCTGTTTGATCGAAAATGACCCGCAAACAAAGTCACCTCTCGATGTTCTTACTATATGCTCTGGTGCTTGGAGTTGCTTTACGGACTAGCAATGCTGGTGATCTTAGGAAGAACTTCTACAAGAAAAGTTGCCCTCAAGCTGAGCAACTTGTGAGGGACATCACATGGAGCAAGGCCCGAACAAACCCTGCTCTCGGTGCAAAGCTACTCAGGATGCACTTCCACGACTGTTTTGTTAAGGTAAAAAAGAAtagggaaaagtacaaaaatctcTCTTTAATTTGAGCTTGAGACAAATTGAATCCTGTGATTTTTCGAGGGACAAATAACACTATATGATTCACTTCATGAGACATAATGGATCTCActgttaataataattaattgcaCGAAAGAATTTCTTAAATTGTAGAGACACATAACAAACTTGACATATGATAGTCAATAATTTACTTAGCTTTTTTGGATTTTCACGTCCCAAAACACAAAGAAACAAATGAACTAGCATCCCATCGTCGTCGTTGTTGTCGTGtctacttataaaaaaaaatacttattaATTATCTACGTGTATCCACTCATACACTTATGTTTTCTTGTTTGATTTCGAAGAAGGTTTATGGGCCCGAAAAGCAAATGAGGTAATACAGAAATTCTAATAATCAAACTCGACACCTCTTGATTATGTGTCACGCCTTATGCTACTACACTAATTAATCCCTTCCTCATTTGCATGCGTTTTactttagaaattttttttttaccaacgtggattggttcaagtAACTCGGCACTCATTCCGCTTAAGTAAATTCTTTGGTTCAAGTCcttgtgaatgtaaaaaattcatgttgagagagttttatcctttaATGGACCGACCTAGCTTTGCTGGATTAGTCAGGCCCAATTAGACTTCCGGATACCATGATTCACACTGAAAATGAAGTtctatttttttggtgaaaaataaaaggttgTTTCTTGGACTGTACATAAACAAAGACACAACTCTTCTACTCACATAAATGGTTATTACAGGGCTGCGAT
The sequence above is drawn from the Punica granatum isolate Tunisia-2019 chromosome 5, ASM765513v2, whole genome shotgun sequence genome and encodes:
- the LOC116208980 gene encoding peroxidase 24-like; amino-acid sequence: MTQSNFLAVLFTVLFLPIAAVPARTLDNGKEYDNGNKGDKLHEHFYSESCPLVEAIVRHMIWIRVAADPTLAAKLLRLQYHDCFVRGCDASVLLDSIGGETVEKDELQNLSLGGYDVIDEVKLVLELLCPGTVSCADILALAARDAVSYQFGKPMWDVFTGRRDGRVSLASEASSKIPSGYSNFTTLQKQFSDNGLDVLDLVALSGAHTIGMAHCVVAKKRFFNFTGIGDTDPSLDPAYARQVLDKCTHSPNDQETTVEMDPGSSLSFDSHYYVTLGQNRGLFQSDAVLLTDSTSASYVKAFEDFDKFMDQFGVSMKKMGNIGVLTQNEGEVRKNCRVVNTDGRGSVNEHFIVPTLIGD